Part of the Labrus bergylta chromosome 19, fLabBer1.1, whole genome shotgun sequence genome, CGTCAGAGTGCTCACAGATATGTTTTCCAAAAGCCAAATTGGGATTAGCATTTTAAGGTCACAGTGTTttaattcatgtattttattattagtTAAATCTGTCAGTCTGGAAGTTCATAAAGCATTGGAAGTAAGCATGTCCTaacttctccttttctttcttcctgcagTGAGGCGGACACTTAAGAATGGTCTGACCCCAGAGGAAGCTCTTGCTTTAGGACTTACTGATTCTCCTGATTCATGAATGTGATCAGCCGACCTCCTGACTGTCCTTGTTGTCTTGGAAACATAGCCACAATCATCAAAGGGACATCTCTGACAGCCTTCTGCTTTCGCCACGGGTTGTAGAGGGGTTTTTCCACCAGTCACAACCCCCCAGTTAGAATTTTGCCAGCTGCTTATTTTGCCTGTCATGTCTggctgatgaagctgcagccttgagtgttcttctttttttcttttttttttaatgcaaatccAAGCAGACGTCAAAGAAAGAGAATCTGTGTTGAATGGGACAGAAATGAAATAaggtgaaacattttcattcatcTTAACATTTATTGGACAAAAATGTTGCATTAGtccaaaaaacagatttttcttgTGATTTCCGGCATCTGTGACTTCAccattttcatttgtttaaagcTGTGAATTTCAGTTATATCAACAGGCTGAAATGGAAGTTACATTTTTTGCTGACGTCCTGCTCTGATGTATCCAAGAGGTCACCTCAAACAAAGAGGCTTACTAAGAAGGATCCTTTTTGTAAAAAAGGCAAATGTTTGCTTCTGCAGCAGCATGTTTGACAAGTGACGAGTGTCGATGTTTAGTAGGAATGTGAAAGGTTTACATTCTGATGTGTgcctttcatttaaaaagggaCAACGCTGTACCTGTATCCCACCTCTCCCTCTTGCTTTATGCACCTCCTACTTCTCAGATCACtcacaaatgtcacatttaCAGCCGTCATGTATGGATATGATCGTTGAATACCATTGACTTTGTTATTTTGGCAAAATTGTTGTCAGTATTTATTTGCAAAGCTCCGACATCTTGCACCTTACTCGACATTAATCGTTTCTCAAGCTGAAACTGATTCGaatcacacacagaaaaaaaaaagatgttttaatcTCAGAGgaactttttgtaaagtgtaaaaagacaaagagatggaaacactttttttattattatctattTTGAAGGACATGCAGAGAATTCTGCATAAAATGTGTACATGCCCTTTTCAGCTGCCAGGTACTAAATACTGTAGAAGTACAGTGTGCATGTTTGGTGAGGTTCATGTGTTGtactatttttgtattttctgtagaAACTTGTATTATAGTCTAAGAGAgaaggggttaaaaaaaaaagatgctgttCTGTGaattgtaataaataataaaaacaattaaaaagagcttaaatatgtgtttctctgtgttgagAGAGGTGAGCGTTATCTGCATATTTTGTTTGAACTCTGTTACCATGTTGTACTTTGTATGAACTTGACAGGTTGTGGATCATTTAAAGTCCCATATGAATCATGTGCTCCCCTCTTAGGTCAACACAAACTGGTTAATATCACTGCGTAAATATTACGTGGTGAGCTGAACATGACACCGAGGTGGAGTACATTTTCACTTGAAATGCTGTGTATACACATTCtgcaataataaaacaaacatcgaGTGAAACcgaagggtgtgtgtgtgtgtgtgtgtgtggttgttctTTACTTCTTTCACTGAGCCTTTAAGTTCACAAAGGAACACAAACATGGGTGTGTGTCTATACTGACCAACCTTTAGATGAAACAGGAGCCACACTTTACCTGTGCTGTTCAGTGTTAAGTGTCTTAGTTTGATTAACAAAGCGTCTGTCCGCACCTACGTGGATGAGTCTGCTGTTGGTGTTTGATCCTCTCCAAGCTGGCATGTGATGATCActctgggggggaaaaaaaaaacatctttcttttgtCAAATGGGAGCACAAATCCAACGAAGTCTTGGGAGTCAACCCGAGATGACAGGTTAGTATAAGATGTGCATTATGACCACAAAAAGTTaccacaaataataaaaaaaaactcattagTGCAACCAAACTTTGAACTTCCAACTCCCTAACTTCAAACATGGAGACAACAGTACTGAGTAAGTCATGTTCTGCATGTTTATAACTAGAGGTATAAAACTGTATTTGGGATATGTTGACTATTATACAGTCTATCGTAACAAATCATAGATTATTTTCTGAAAGAATCAGTTCAAGTCGCAGAGTAACAAGCTGATCCAATGACAGCCCGGGGGAGCAAGCACTGATGTATCAACCCATGATGGAGGGTCTCCATCTCACTGAAAAACTCTGTAACACACAGCAAGCAAATGTAAAGACGCATACAACACAATCGCACCATATTAATCATTTGTCTTAGATATAGTCGTGTACTATCAATGATTTTAccctgaagaggagagacatgATTCTGCtgtggagaaaaacagacaatctGGTCACTGAACTCAAACCCTGGGAAGACTACCATTCTCCATGGAGAAGGTACATATGAACAGTATGCTCACactcaaataaagacacacaaatcCACTATTCTGAAAGCAATGAGTCGTCCATTTGATTCTAAATCAATGTGGCTGCAGGCTCAAACCTGGGCACGGGTCTTTTCTTTGGCTGATGTGGTCTTCTTTCCAAACAATGTTTATGCTTTCCGTTTTGGGTAGATCACTGCAGAGTGTATGATGGTAGAATTATCGCCCACAgtgtgcattatttttttttgtgtggctaATTGACCTTGTTTTCTCAGTTTTACAGCCCCAATGGTTAAGAATCCCCTGAAGAATCCCTAAAGACGCTCCAACATTAACGGGATTGTGtagtgggagggggggggggttgatttGAATATAAAATTTATTGGAaagatattacatttaaaaaaaaaaaatgtttatttaatatttaagggTTCAATCGTCTATGCTTGGTTAGATGTTAAGGCATTACTTGATAAAGCTGTAATAGATACTCCCGACCAATAGATGGCAATATGCGCTTTTGATGTACTTTGATATCTCCATGAAGTTTTGCAACGAGCGACATCAAATCCATTTTATTCAGGTCGAGTCAGTCTATCTGGTGGCAGTGTCCGTGACGGTGACGTTTCAGGCTCCAAAATCCCAAAACCATGGCCCAGGACATGACTCTGCTGTGGGGCTCCGGCTCTCCTCCCTGCTGGAGGGTGATGATCGCTCTGGAGGAGAAGGACCTGCAGGGATACAACCAGAAACTGCTCTCCTTTGAGAAAAATGAGCATAAGTCCCAAGAAGTGTTAGATTTAAATCCAAGGGGACAGGTAGGAAGTAGCCCTCTTTAACCTGCTGAATATGAAACTTTAGACTAACAAACAGCCTTGACGTGAACAGCATTGTGGTAAAGTGTCGTAAATCAACCTCAACCTGCTGCAGCCCCACAGTTGAAACATTACACCCTGATCTGTGTGCTGTGGTTGTAAGAATATTCCAGAGTCGATTTTAAAAGTCAGACATTTAAAAGTGTTGCAGCTTCCTGCAAAATGTTTTGCTTCTCAGCTGTCTCTGAAGGCTGAAGACGAATCAGAGGGATGTGTCTTTTCATTCGGCTTTCATCGGGTTCACCAAGCAGCTCTTTTTTAAAGGAGActtcacatttcttttaatccgtgatttccaaaaaaaaaaaaaagtggggtGGGACCATAGACTGTGGGGACCCCCCCCCCTAGGGGTTGTCTGGAGTTCTGACAGGGGGAGGGGCCCGCTGACAATAAACAATGcacactgtcttttttttttttttattgctagtAAAGCATGGCACATTTTGTGAGAGGACTTTTAAGATAaacaaggctgaaaatgaacccGCACCAAACGTCACAAATGCAAAAGTTTCATGTTGCAGCATCACTTTTAATAGCTTATTCTTTAATATGATCTAATCACAAGTATTTATTGACAGTGTACAAAGTGCTGCGTCTGAAACAGGGTGCAAGACAATCAACAAACAagttaaaacaattttttttttttaaaacagttaaacacacagcagacacaattcataaaatctgaaatgaataGTATAAAAGTAGGCTATATCAAAAGTATAGCACATAAAATAGTGGATTGCACTTTAAAGAATAGTTAGATTAATTCAGGAATGCAAATGTATCAGccacatgtaaacacagtttTTCTATCTGTTTGCGCGTGACTTTAAAAACCTGTATCTCCTACAGGCAGGAGAGAGAACAGTTTGTGACCAGGGTGGGAACAGGCTTTAATGATTGTCTTGGCTCTGCTGAGGCCACGGGAGCTCGAGATGCCCTTTTAGAGAAGGCAGAGGACAAGCCAAACATTTATCCTGCCCTGTCTATCGCTCTCTATCAGCctttcatttgatttgatttgatttgaaaatcttgattgtccccgaggggcaatttggtttgcaacagaggtAGTCAGTACATCCATAGAAACAgcacaatgacataaatacatacgTAAAACATAAGTACCATGGATATCACCATGATGGGCAGCAGCTGAGCAGCCAGTATACCGTGACGAAAGGGGCTtgttagttgtttttttgtctttaaagtttGACGTCACACACTGAATCTGCTATTCTGTACCTTTTGCAGCCAATGTTCAAGAtaaattttggaaaaaaaatgtttgggaaCCAATGCCTCGAGtcattttaaagcctttttcaTTCAAGCGCCCAGCAGAGGGCGACAATGACCAAACAACAACGACAACTTAAAGTTTATGAACTACTGGTTGACTGTCAGCATACGGAAGAAATCATAAGACTTCAAGTGCCTCCAGTTCTGTGCTCGACTGCGTAACAGGATCAAATCTAATCGACTGGATTTTTGAAAGAGTGCATGTCCATTTCTCTACAGAGTTATACAATCTGTGTTGTGGTAGCTCAAGCAAAGCATGCTAGAAATTAACTAAATTTGCAATATTGTCATTTCGTGACTGGTTTTGAAATTCTGAATACTCTGTCATTTTAACAAAGGTACCTCACGGCCTTGTTCTGTATATTAGACAGAACATGTAGTGGGCAATGTTTCCCCAAGAGTCCCTGTGTGATGCGGCTCAGCAGCTTTTCTTAATTAGCTCCCAGTAGCATTTACATTAAGACAAGTCATGATGAGAACAATAACACTAATAGCAGTTAACCCTTGAACAGCTCTCGTTGctcataaaactttttttttttttccagcttccCACCTTCAAACATGGTGACATCATTGTGAATGAATCCTATGCAGCCTGCTTTTACCTGGAGGTGAGTGAGCCTGCGTACAATTGAGAACTATCAATTctgcaaacattttacagacaattcttcaatgtttgtgtttttgtttctctctctctctctctctctctctctctctctctctctctcgtgtctCTGGCAGAGTCAGTTTAAGTCCCAGGGCAACAAGCTGATCCCAGACAGCCAGACAGAGCAAGCACTGATGTACCAACGCATGTTTGAGGGTTCCACCTTCTACGACAAACTCAgtaagacaaaagaaaaaggaacatttaataaaggataaaaccatctctgatataaatgtgtataaatgttcCCCCaacaacagtgttttttttttttttattcctgtttgAATCATTGTaattgtaaagtaaaaaaatactaCACTGTAATGATATCATACATCCAGTGCTTCTGCTAGCCTTATCTTATCTGAATatctcaatgtgttttttttttatagatacaGTCATTTACTATGAGTGGTACGTccctgagggagagagacatgACTCTGCCCTGACGAGAAACAAGGAGGCTCTAACCACTGAGCTGAAGCTCTGGGAGGGTTACCTGCAGAAGGTACCGAGTGTGCAGGCGAACAAAGTCAAAACCAAAGACAGTAGAAATAATCGATGAAGTcattgtgatgtcactgagaatATGAAGCCTCTAATGGGACATTCGGCTGCTgccatgttggttttcttgAACCAGAAGTGACCGTATTTGAACTAAAGGTGCTGGAGAGGAGTGAGGGTTTGGGAAACACCAGTGGCTAATTTATTTACTTGTGGATGAGCCCATTTTGGTGGTTTGTAAccaccaaaaaaacacatactgGGGCAtgatcaacaacaacagttacTCCATATTACTAAAATTCCCTCAATCAAAAAAGCTTGTGCATAGATTTCTTGGACACTCAGTAAAAGCATTAAGCCGCGAAGAAAATttaatttcttttattttttaattaaaaaaaactccaataaAAGCACAGATGATATAAACAAGGCCGAGCTGACACCGAGCAGACAGCCAGATGTAACTTCACCTCAATGTGACCACCCACATGATACAGAACTTCAGGCTTAATATAATTCTAATAGGAGAGTTGTATAAAAAATAACCCCCCATACCGTTGACATGATGAGAGGATTGAGCgataatgctgcattcatgtggtacGTAGGAAAAacgcacatgaacacctgaacAAGTCGGAGCAACAACTCGGAAAAGAACAAGGTGCCCGACTTCCctacttgacgtcagaatcgtcatcacatgAGGGCCAAAATATGCTTTGTTAATGTCAACacactttttattaattcaagtATTGCAAATCAACGTTTTGCTAAAATGTAACTCATAACGGTTACATTTTAACATTCAGACTTTTAGAGCTGAAATCACGCGCACACTCTGGAATTGGAAGAACGACTTctccaactcggaaacttggaccacccgagcagcacacGAATGCAGCATAAGATCCAGAACAGCTTTTGCAGCAGGCTGTAAACGTGTTAGCCTAATGAGGATTCTTTAGCTGTGGAACCAGCCTAAGTGGACACTTCAGGCTAAGGGTTACAGCTTCTCAAAACTTATTGATGTTCAAATAAACGTTGTATTTTTCACCTCTCTCTAGCTGGGCTCCAACACTTGCCTGGCTGGACCGACCTTCTCTCTGGCAGATGTGATCGTGTTTCCGACTGTGGCCACCCTTTTCAGATTTGGGTAAGCGGGAACACTTTAGCATGTTCTTTTAAGACGTAACATGTTTGTGACTTTGCAGTTTCTGCTCTGTAGGATGTCTGCGGAGCGTTACCCCAACTTGGGAGCGTATTATGCTCTGCTGAAGGAGCGGCCCAGCATCAAAGCCAGCTGGCCTCCACACTGGCTGGAGAACCCCAAGGGCCAAGACACACTCAAAGACATCTGAGGCCCCCGGAAACAGTTCGCTGTCACGTCCGCCTGTAGCGTTTTTGGTTTATGTAGCTTAACTTCACAGTTTGTAGAATGTAGAACACTAACCCTTTACTTGTCCGGCTTTAAAAAGGGAAGAAAGTGTCAAGAACGGAAATGTGTTCTCAAAGTATTACAGTTGTAAAAGAATAATTAATTTTTTGTCAGGCTaactttaaatcctttttttttctctttcacagcTGCGTGTTTCTGTCCAATCTTTACATCAGAAATCAGTCgatttacaaattaaaatgtgcagaGTGTAGTGTTTGCAGGGTAACAAGCATAGGCTGCAGGAAAATGTCACATTATAATACTGTAAACATTGCACCTTTTTGTTGAACAGATAAATGGCATGTGTAACGAACAAATCCCTGTTGACTAATAAATGCATTAAAACAGCAGCTTTTAGTGCGTGTGAAGTGTTCATATGAAGTCAGTTATTAAagtcactttgttttgaaaccACTAAATTGTCCATTTCAGCAAACATGAGACAAACGATCAGCAGACACTGTATTGTTATCAGAGGCTTGTACGACACAGAAGGTCAACATACccggatgtttttttttaatccgtgTTTATCTCTTATCTCAAGTGTAACCTGCTCTAGAACTGGTTAGACGAGCACCGTGGCGATTTATCCTGATATGAAGGCCACCTTCATTGTCCTTAAAACCATTGAGAGTAACCCTGAAGATAAATCTCTAACCGCAAATCCTGCTCTGTGGTTGTAGATTTAATAGCTCAATATGAAAAACTAAAGATTTTACTGCTGAAGGTAGGGACATCTGAGGTGTTCATTCTTGTGGTTAGAAGGTCCAGTAAAAAGTTAAACATGATTATATAAACACCAATTTTGAGATCAATCTAGCGAAGCGATGTCATATAAAAGAGGTGCGGGAGTCTTTCAGGACATGACCCATTTGTTTTATGGTTTGAATGATTGTGCCAGTCCGTGTTTGCTCTACACAAAGGTAATTCAAATCCTGTGTTGTCATGACTTTGCATAAATGAGACGCCTCTATAATGTCTCCCCTGCATGGTTTTGTtgaaaagcctttaaaaaacaatggaGTTACACAGCTGCTATATAGAGGAATATGACATGCTGTTGAACACGGGTTCATAagcctcacacacaaacagaagttATACATATTTGATTAGAGCgtcaataaaaatgttaagCAAAGTGGGATCCCGTGTGCTCTTTTTTATccgatttctttttttggagaTAGAATAACCATCATGGAGATACCAAATCACACCAGCTGTTTGTACCACAGCAATGCAAGcactttaaaaaactacaaTGGAAAGGAAttctgtcaaataaaaatgtgtatttggcCAAAAGTGCTTTCTTTAAGATCCATCTCTGGCAACTAATCCTCTACTGTCCTGATATCCAATAATTAAGACATCagacttaaaaaagaaagaaaaaactctGCAGTTCAAGGTTAATGATACGATGATGAGATTATGTTTTCAAACCTCCCTGGGACAAGCATGAATAgcagaaacaggtttttaatcATCGCTCCTGCAGGAATACCagtttgactgtaaatatttctttttgttcttgCTTCGGAAACTAAATGCTTAAGTCATGCTTGTCGAGCAAAAGGCTGACAAACAAACTCAAGCACACTCACAAGAACTTCTCCTCGCCAAGACAGACTGTGTTCTTTTGAACTGACATAAAAAGAAGATGTGAGCTGTTGCACTCACTTCAAAACACACTACACTTAATATGGATGAAGCTCTCTGCATAGAAAATTGGACTGAAAATCCCAGACCTTTAACTGCAATCAAGCAGCAGTAAAATGTATCCCTGGAAGGAAAATTCTTCAGCAAACCACATGCTAGTCGTGTGATTTCTGCAGAAAGCTGTTTTTCTGTATGCAAACTAAGGACCAAACCAGCACAGATAATGatataaaatgattaaatatatGACCGGATTGTGTTGTATTTACACTCAGTGAGTTCACTTTATT contains:
- the LOC109990914 gene encoding glutathione S-transferase A, producing MAQDMTLLWGSGSPPCWRVMIALEEKDLQGYNQKLLSFEKNEHKSQEVLDLNPRGQLPTFKHGDIIVNESYAACFYLESQFKSQGNKLIPDSQTEQALMYQRMFEGSTFYDKLNTVIYYEWYVPEGERHDSALTRNKEALTTELKLWEGYLQKLGSNTCLAGPTFSLADVIVFPTVATLFRFGMSAERYPNLGAYYALLKERPSIKASWPPHWLENPKGQDTLKDI